A region of the Lachancea thermotolerans CBS 6340 chromosome E complete sequence genome:
TAGCCACGGAAAGGTCAACCCTTACAAGGTATTCTACTCAAGACGCTGCTTCATGTTcccaaagaagcagcagtCGATCCACCAGAACTGGGAGGACGAGACAAATTACTTGGACCAGTTTTTCTGCAACGGTAAGAGTTACCTCGTCGGCCGCCTTGGTCAGACCAATCATTGGAGCCTATACGTCACTGAGACTAACAATGAGATGGGCGGCACGGGCACCGCCGGCAAGGGGGGCTGCGAAGGCCgtgacgaagacgacgacgagaCCATGGAGATGCTGATGACAGGACTCAGACCATCTAAGTCGAAACAGTTCGTGACAGCTCGTGAGCCTGGACAGCCTATCGCCAGCGACGGCGAAGACGAGGGCCATACCTTGGGCCGTCACGTGACTGTTGGCACGGGCCTTGACCAAGTCTACGACAACGTGCGCGGCGTTTCGTTCCAGCAAGACGCATTTGCCTTCACTCCCTGTGGCTATTCTGCCAATGTTGTGATGGATGAGGAGTTCTACTACACCCTTCATGTGACGCCTGAGGACGGCTGGTCCTACGCGTCTTTCGAGAGCAACGTGCCCGTGAAGCATGTGAGCAACGGCTCCCAAGACAACTTCAGCGTCATGCAGCGCGTGCTGTCCGTTTTCGAGCCCTCAGACTTCTGCCTCACCTTTTTCTCACGCGACAGCATGAACGAcaactttctcaagcttcAGAAGATCTCAAGCAACATTAGTGGTTACACTCGTAAAGACAAGATCATCTACGATCTTGACGACTACCAGTTGCTTTACTTGAGGTTCGAGCGTTCTAACTAGCACCGCACAATGAGAGCACGCAAATGGGGCGCGGTAGATGCCCGGCGAGCGGCGGACGATGTCTACTGCAGACAGAAGGTAGTTCTGATTTCTGCGTGTGTACAGCATGTAATATTTATTTACGTAAGTTAGTGCACCGCGTGCGGAACGAGAAATAGGGTTTGCTTTGAAGTAAGCGCAAAGAGATCAAGACTGGAGGAGTATAAAAAGGGCGAAAGCTCGCGAGGGAgaacaaagctttgccTAAAGTCTTGGCAAGCATTTGGACTTTAACAAGCTATTTTTAGCGTCCAAAATAACttcgaagctcatctcaaTTAAACGCAATGTTGCACAAGCATAACCCAAAGCACGTCCACGAACGCTCGGAACACTTCGGCCGTAGTGGCGATTCGCTTTCGAACAGCTACAAGCTGTTGTCGGAcgatcttcaaaagatcgCTTTAGAAGGCGACAGTGAGTTGCAGACTAAGCACAGGTCGCTTGGCAGCTCTTACACGATCCCTCAAACGGGGCTGCCAAGTGAGGCAGCCTACGAACTAGTTCACAACGAGCTGACGCTTGACGGTAACCCACATCTCAACCTGGCCAGTTTCGTGAGCACAACGTCGACACAGACCGCGCGCAGACTCATTATGGAGAACATCGAGAAGAACCTGGCGGACAACGACGAGTATCCACAGATGATCGAGCTAACGCAGCGGTGCATTTCAATGCTGGCGCAGCTGTGGAAGTGTGGTAAAGACACGAAACCTCTCGGTTGCGCGACTACAGGGTCGAGTGAGGCTATCATGCTCGGCGGGCTGGCGATGAAGCGCCAGTGggagaaaaagatgaaggagGCCGGCAAGTCGACTGAAAAGCCTAACATCATCATGTCTAGCGCAGCGCAGGTCGCGCTGGAGAAGTTCGCTCGCTACTTCGACGTGGAATGCCGTTTGGTGCCCGTTTCGCACGAGTCGGACCACCACTTGGACGCGGCTAAGCTGTGGGACTACGTGGACGAAAACACCATCGGGTGCTACGTGATTCTGGGTACGACGTACACCGGTCACCTGGAGAACGT
Encoded here:
- the SPE2 gene encoding adenosylmethionine decarboxylase SPE2 (similar to uniprot|P21182 Saccharomyces cerevisiae YOL052C SPE2 S-adenosylmethionine decarboxylase); translation: MTVALNEQNPHSYIDSELSANLDSTDAFEGPEKLLEIWFFKSARCVPDRNRTLRSIDFNTWVRLLELVKCQVLSMKKTEKMDAFLLSESSLFVFDHKLTLKTCGTTTTLFCLEQLFRVVREELGWELSSHGKVNPYKVFYSRRCFMFPKKQQSIHQNWEDETNYLDQFFCNGKSYLVGRLGQTNHWSLYVTETNNEMGGTGTAGKGGCEGRDEDDDETMEMLMTGLRPSKSKQFVTAREPGQPIASDGEDEGHTLGRHVTVGTGLDQVYDNVRGVSFQQDAFAFTPCGYSANVVMDEEFYYTLHVTPEDGWSYASFESNVPVKHVSNGSQDNFSVMQRVLSVFEPSDFCLTFFSRDSMNDNFLKLQKISSNISGYTRKDKIIYDLDDYQLLYLRFERSN